The genomic region ATTGGAGGAATCTGCGGTACTTATGCATCGGCTTCCGGTTACATCTCTATCATAATGAACAAAGCATGACAACGAAGCCGCTTCCTCGGTGTCTTGAAACTCGCCGGGCGCGAAATCATTTCGCGATGACACGGTAGAATCTTTCGGCGCCGGCGAGACTCGTATCGGTGATGTTCGTAATCGAACCGTTTCCGTTCAGGACTGAAAGCGTTTGCCAGGCAACTGGGTCAAGCGAGTCCGTGAACTGGACCGTGTAGCCTACGCCACTCTGCGTTTGGAAAGAAAAATGAGCCTGACTGACATCGGCAGTCACGTTGACCAGGGAAACGGCCCCGGGGACGGTCTGCACTACTGAAATTGTGACTGGATCGGAAATCGTCACCGCGCCAATGTTGTCCGTGGCCGTGGCCGTCAGCGTGTAGGATCCCGCCGCAACGTTGCTCCAGACCAGAGAGTAGGGAGCGTTCGTGGACTCACCCAGGCTGATTGCGCCCCCGAAGAACTCAACCTTGTTGACAATTCCGTCATTATCGGAGGCATTGGCGGTGACAGAAATATTAGCAGGGGCTGTAAAGGCCGTGTTGTTTGTCGGACTTGTAATGGCGATTGTTGGAGGTGTGTTTGTTGTCCCACCGCCGACGATACCCAAAAGGCCGGAGGAACTCGTGGCAGACTGTCCATCCGGATTGGTCACGGTAATTGTGCGCGAACCGTTAGTGGCGCCCGGAATCACCGTGACGTTCAACGTCAGATGTACCGGATCATTGTAGGTCACGTGATTGACGGTCACGCCTCCGCCATTGACGAGGGCTGCGATGCGGTCGGGAAAACCTGGGCCAGGATCGAAAAAGCCCGCGCCGCCGACGGACAATCCGGACACGACTAGATCTACGTTGGAAGATCCGGCAGGTACCGACGAAGGATCACAACCAAAAGGAATT from Candidatus Angelobacter sp. harbors:
- a CDS encoding Ig-like domain-containing protein, which codes for QGHAAMGFSVAGANEHINAGTAWRLAGDPPGTLQTPVLYTSSTAAYNPPGDPGGAGGRRWGDFSYTSLDPNDDMTLWTIQEFCDSLNSYGVRVARLLAPPPAIPFGCDPSSVPAGSSNVDLVVSGLSVGGAGFFDPGPGFPDRIAALVNGGGVTVNHVTYNDPVHLTLNVTVIPGATNGSRTITVTNPDGQSATSSSGLLGIVGGGTTNTPPTIAITSPTNNTAFTAPANISVTANASDNDGIVNKVEFFGGAISLGESTNAPYSLVWSNVAAGSYTLTATATDNIGAVTISDPVTISVVQTVPGAVSLVNVTADVSQAHFSFQTQSGVGYTVQFTDSLDPVAWQTLSVLNGNGSITNITDTSLAGAERFYRVIAK